The DNA region GATGTGTCAAAAACTAATGATGTGTCTTTACTTGTTGAAGGGCGGGAAAGAGTTCATGATGCGAGCTCATTTTGGACTGCCAAgtgtggaaaataatgaactcGAGGCCAAACGACCAATCACAGTGAAGTTTGAGATCCCGTACTTCACAGTGTCAGGCATTCAGGTGCGGCAACACACATATTCGCCTCAAAATATTCTTTGATACTGGTCACGATGCAGTGGATTCGATTTTGTAatcagttttgtttgtgtgtgggaACAAACACAGGTGCGATACTTGAAGATTATCGAGAAGAGTGGATATCAGGCATTACCGTGGGTGCGATATATTACTCAGAGTGGAGGTGAGACATATTCAGAAATACCCTCACACTTTTATATCATTCTgatataaagtttacattcacCCTGCATTAAAAGTTCAGTGAACATGAGCCTTACTCTgtctgctacacacacacacacagtttgaaaTAGTGCAGACTATCAGTTTTCTATTTGCATCAGCGACACCAGAGGAGAGAGAGTCACTCTGATCCCTCAGCCCTGTTCACTTATTCATAAGAATTGCAAAGCAGACATCAGATCTTAAACCACAATGGATATATCCAAACACCCAAATGTCAATAACATATTCAAATGCCCTCAGTGCATTTTCATGcactcattattttatatatccagtttattttttgttctttctcaCTTTGCTTGAACATTTTTTGACAGATTATGAACTGAGGACCAACTGAGAGAGGACAGCGCCTGTGTATGTTGTTTGTTCTGTCTGTCCTTTTTCATCTGTGAGACAGCTACTGCTTTTCACACAGCAGTTGGACTGTTATTGCTTTTATCTGAGATCAGGATTTACAAATTACACGAGGAAGTCAGAGCGCAAAATGAATGCGAAACCCCATGAAACAAATTATTTTGGGTTATAATCCTAAAGTCGTGTTACAGAAACATCCTAGAATCTACCTgtaacagtatatataaaaataatttttcaccCTCATTGTGTCGTTCTAAGCCTGTATGCAATTTCTTCTTTAACTTAAACACAAAAGAATCCACTCATACCATAAAAATAAGTATGATTTaatgtttgttattgttttggaccccatttactttcattgagTGGACAAAAGTGGTtgaaacaattaaaataacattttattatatatatatatatatatatatatatgaataaggggccgttcacatatcgcgtcttttgcgcgcgcaagttcgttatttccaatgtaggcgtgcggcatgcgcgctcataatggaagcgacgcgcccgttttttccaggcgcgtccgcaccgcatcgagttaaaaacatctcaacttttcagagagccgcaagctCTAACCAAGACAAGAACtgaccaatcagcttcatcctttcccgtaacaacgttgaaaactcagccaagatgaaggaacagctgttcatagttgtatatggattgtcattttgaaataaatttagtagaagagctactgcgagcgatttttagttgcgcaaatccatttatcatttgCTGAAAtgtccgcgtcttcatggagcaagcacgtcatggttgcttagcaaaggcagacaccccaggagcgcaactgcccgagcgctttggaaaagaaagagaaagcggcgcgcctagcgttttccacgcgttttaggcgcgatatgtgaacggcccctaaaatGGAACAAAACactaaaattcaaataaagtaatgaaaataaaaaaatactataataaataaaaaaactataatagtatagttttataaaaataaaaaaactataatagtatatcaatgagTACATTTATATCCACCTTCATATGAGATTAAAACAATATTGTGATTAAACTTCACTTGATGTAAACAATAGGCTACTTTGATCAAATTGAttgtggccttaactactatgtacttacatttaaattaatcatgttttacattgtactttatatattttttcaatccTCAATTTAATTACTCCTGTAATTTAtgtctgtaattacatttatagttaACCTGTTGACCCATCCAGCCAGTCCCttaaaagtgttttgcaatacaatatgaacacaatattgtacttattttttatgtgagTACATAGTatttaaggccacctaatataaaatGGGACCTTggaaataattgcatttttgtgCACATGTAAATTTAGCCAGTGATACCAAAATAGCActgttcaggtttggaatgacttaagagtgttttttttttttttcatttttcatttttatttgaattattcctttaacttGTCAGATGTTCACTTAAGCtgcttattttcatttctgctGTAGGTGTCCGGACTATCTTTCATTGTGATATAATCTTATGCCTGTAGAGCTGTAAACATAACCACAGGCCCAATGAAATGAATACCTTGGGCTCAGAATCAATGATTAATAAGGCAGCGTACTGTTAGGACACCACTGTAACACTATATTTTCACCAGAGTGGCCCATATCTTTGtctttggtttggtttgtttgtGCTCACTTAAAATACCACAAATGCCTACACACTTTTGCAAATGCTTAATGACATTGCAATGAACCGTTCAGCAAATAACTCTGCTGCATGTTGATGTTGTATTAATTATGATTGCGTTTGATTCTTTAATCGAGAGCGGACAACACATCTGATCACACATCATTTTTTGTATGTCATTGTAAGTGTTCAAACTGGGAAAATCCTCTCAGATTTTCTTTCATTCAGCATGCATTGCACCACTTGTTTTATCAGTGcgacagttgtgtgtgtgtgtgtgtgtgtgtgtgtggaatactGTCTGCCACCCCTGCAGAGGCAGCAGAATATATATTACTTGTCACGTCAAAACAGCTTCCTCACTCTTTTATTTATCAAAGGTCAATGGCATGACAACATCTGATATTTATTCCACACTGaatatgaaatatgtattttagatttttttttttactttttttttttttttgctcaatagTATACTAAAtgacattctgagaaaataaattgatttttgttttggctAGCGTTCTTGTGATTATTTTCTGTGCTGTATGgaaagattaatttttttgtttatttacctGTGGACATTCCAGCTATTGaaataaataagtgttttatGCAGGGCTATGACTATGAGTGAATGGATaagatattttctttttcaatcATCCATGAATATAGGTGTTGTATGCATCGCTATTTTTGCTCGCCTTCATTCTTATCAGTCTCCACACATGACGGGGCAATAGATGGGTGACAATGGGTCACAGAGTCAGCTATTGTTTGCGTGGTGACTGAGCAGCTGTTGCACAATAGCCAGCTTGTTGTGAGTGTGAACTGGCATTGCGGTCCTAAAAACGGTCCCTCAGCCCAGTGTTCAGAGGAAGGGCCATGGATGAATGACTCAGCTGCATGGTTTCTCAAACACATTTTCTCACATGCAAAAAGGACCAAACTGAAACATTTTAACCAGCCAGTAGCTTTCTGTTATTTCtagattagtttttattttaaccacCAAATAATACTAGTAGTGTTTCGGAAAATCTAATCATTGCTTTGCACAGAAAgcacacaaatattttttcatgATGACTGTTTAAACTAAATCCAGACTGTGGTGACCTCAAAAAGGTTTTGGACACCTAATACCTGAATGTCAGTGCATATAAAACTAATAACAAAAGTTGCATATGTGATCAAATGTCCTTGACCTTCCTCATAGGTTTATTTATCCGAGCCACTTTTGCTATGACTTGTAACCATTTTGTTCCAGGATCATTTTTTTCCGGATGTTTGGGATGCGTGAAGTCAGGGTACGTCCACAATAGTGTATTTAAGCATTGTCCAGATAATGCTCCATACTGAaacatttaacaacatttaaaCCCTTAAATCACATCAAATGCTGCGTGggcttaaaatgtaatttacactcACCGAGAAGATACAGAGAGACCAGATATAACAAGAAACTATCATCATGTTATTCTTTGCACAATCATTGTAGCCAAAATATTATCGTATTTTTATCGTGGAAGTAACTAATCCTTTAATGTGGATGTACTGTAGCCTTAGTTCCCTTTAAGTTCACACAGGTGTACTACCAGAGTAACCACAGGTGTAGCTCATTACTATGGGCAGAGTCAACTAAGGTGAGTCGcaatacttttttataattttgttttcatcttcatAAATCTGAAGTTTGTGTGAAAAGTGAGATTGAGATGTTTTCAAATGCCACTTGGTTCAATATTCAGTTATAAATATACTGACATTGGATACATTTAATATATGTGTCAAAGTTTTATGTTGCTGCATGCATTTCCAAAGTAATTTCTCCTTCGTTTCCAAAGCAGAGCAGAGTCTGAAAGTTTGTTTATTATGCGCACAAATTGAAATAGATTTCCACTAAATGGCTACAACCTGCCATCTGTTTATCTCCAtctgtttgtaaatgttttttacaaGCTCTCCAGAACAAATTACAGATAATTTGCATCAAAGTGTAGATCAGCTTCCCTGTTTCTACAAAGAAAAATATCCCTTTTTTTCAttagaaacataaataaattcaaaataattcaaaatgtgttcaCATCCTGCAGATTGACATTCTGATCCTTTATTTGATCCATAGCATTGCCTGCTCAGGTTGTAGTATAAATTCACACATGTGAATTCAACTGACACAATTTGCTCATACATCAGAGCTCTTGAAAAGCTGAAGACATCCCAAGATGGACAAGCACTTGGTAAGCTCACTATTGCAGACATAAATAAAGCAGTCAAGGACACGCACATATTGTCCAATAGCGTTGGAGATAAAGCAGCatgttttacataaaattaattaaagatCAAACTTTAATAtgcttttgtgcttttttcagtacttttaactgtaatttattgGAGTGACACATgtaaaagctgtatgtttgtgcTTAAATGATTAATGCCTGGATCTTTAAGCCAAAATGTAACCATCAATGTCACATATGATTTGTGACTAGTTTAATGGTTGCAAAGTATCACTgaaggtgttgttgttttttctcatcTCAGTTCCTGTTAAGTAAAAGAACGGCATATTTTTTATGTAGTCACAGTTATATCAGACGAGCCAGACTTGAAGCAGTCTCTCTTCTTGCCTGCATCTGGCCTGAAATGCTGAAGATTCCCACTGTCCTCTCCCACCGTCTCTGTCCCGGTCCTGATCTCTCTAAGAAGAAAACTACTGTGGCGTAAATCCCAACTGCTAATGCTGTAAAACTCCCACCAACCAGCATCACCACCCCGGATATATACATGTCATTCAGTGCTTTTCCAGGTTTGGGCATGTGGTAGGACAGAGCCACATCCAGCAGGACAGCTCCACAAATGAGCAGAGAGACCCCTGTGATCAACATGATGAGGACATCAGCTAAACCGCCACTTTTTAGCATGTTGATTCGGCGCCTGCTGCGCACGCAGTTCATGTCCTGGACAGCAGAACTCAGCAACTGCTTGAGGAGGACGGCCAGAGAGAGAAGGCAGAGAGCAGTTCCGGCGCCCAGTCGCCACTCGCTGGAAAGGCTGGTGGTGGTGGAAAGGAGGCCTACGCCGCCCAGGCCGCAACCTAAGATCAAGGCCACTGAAGCGCAGTAGCATAATAAGGATTTGCGTGGCTCACTGAACCACCAGAGCTCCACCTGCTCCTCTAGGAGGTTCTGCTGGATGCGAGCTGGGTCAGGATGAAGGTGGCCCCGAGGAGGGGAATAGTCCTCTAGTTCTGACATGATGTTCACTGCTAATGGTGCTCAAGACAGGTCTCAGCTGTGAGAGGACACCTGGTTAGAGTTCCTGGAGAAAACAAGTTGGAAATTAGGTATGAAGATGCCATGTGTGCAGTTAAAATTCATGATTAAAAAAAGTTAGATGTGTTTGCCTGTATGTATattcatgataaaaaaaagaaacttgcagccaaaaattcacatttaaaaaaaacagtaggcTATACGTATATTTCACAGTTCATaactgaatattttattatttttatcacttatatactataatataccaATGCAAAATACTTTGTACCCTAAAATACATACTGATATACTAAtaaccaaattaaaaaaataaaaatgttgtcaaatAAATAACCACATGATGAATTAAATCAAACGTAAGCAGGGTTAGTCATGTTGTGAATGAATAATGCCAAAATAATGCATTATCtaaataacataaattataacattaaaatacttttgtgtacataactgattatgtaataataaaattaagtaataataaaagatttataattattaatataaaaaatattaaaatatggcACATAACATAGGGACTCATGGGAACTTTTTTTTACCATGAATTTAATATAGTAGCCTAATTTATACTTTTTACTTCTAAAAAGTACTGAAAAACCAATCATCTGTGACTCAACTGGACTGATcaaaaaatgatcaaaaacacattttagaagTTCCATCCAAAATTAGCTCAATTTGGCTTGAAAACCTGAGGGGTCAAATGCCATCAATGTCATCAAACAAAACAGGGAAATAAGGTATGTTAAACTCACTCTCCCCACTCCCCAAAATATGCaaagtttaataaaatgttgcaaatattatgtaaattattcaGTAGggatttaaactgcattttggaGTCAGACCAAGCTGCTTAATGGCTAAAACAccactttatttataaagctgtCCTTAAAATCAATTTACGATGTAGTCAAACAATGAACACAAGGTTTAACTGAAACACTTGTGTTTAATTTAAAGCCAGTTAATGTGACTGGGGACGATCATGTGgatgtgtgtggagagagagtaAAGATTTTAAGTAGTGTGAGAAGACAATTTCCCTTCTGCTCGGGGGCTCAGGCATTAATTCCTTTATAAATGGCCTGTCTCTGTGGTCCCTATGACCCTCAAGGTTGCAGGACAGACAGCTTGTCTTTACAATCCCGTAAGTGGCTTTGCCTTCACAGTCAGCACTGCGGCACCAGCAAACTGCATCTGCTCCTCAACTACATTGCATACATTATAATCAAAGACCAAGGCGAACTGTTTTGCTTTTTATCCAGGACCAGTGACattattttgtttgttcaaaGTCAGTCACTGGCACACATGTGGCAACAGAGGTTGTGTACATGTACGTTTGTGAAGCTTTGATAATTAAGTCCCTCTAGACCTGAGTCTCATATCACTGACATACTGCTTCCCTGTGACTGAGGTGAGGCATGAAGAGGgaaaaatgaaaagaagaaagCCTATGAAAGCAAAAACACCAAAGTCCATGCTAAGATTACAATGGTTGTAAGTGGATAGTTCGcaaaaagaaaactctttcattatttactcaccctcatgttacccATGTGGGTGCTTGTTTGACAACaactacaacatttttttttttttttttttaagaataacatTAGTTGCTTCCTTCAAATGCCATTAAAATGGACAGGGatttaagattaaaaaagaaataaaaaaaaagatcttagaTGCCTTATGTTAGATTGGAGGTGTACTCACCCTAAAGAGTTTGAAAGTTTCTGAGATGAGAGTGTTTCTCCATGTGACGGTTTATCATTCACTGGTGCATTTACTTCCAGTTATTTCTTCAACAAAGTGCAGAGTTAGAAAGGACAGCAAGGAAATATGATCTATCACCTCGGGGATGGGACTATTATCATCCTTCACCTTAacttatacttaaaaataattttggtttTGATTCGCAATGGCTCCTTGGAAAGTTTTTCTCTTTAGTTTTGTGATGTCTCCGACAAGTGCAGTCCAGACTCTGTATTTAGAAGACTGCCTGCATGAACACAACTAGGCAGAGAACACAACTTAAAGTGTGCAAGATCTAATTCttaattttaaagcttttataattattagtagtCAGATTCCTTTAGGCGGACATGAAAAAAACCTTCTAAATGGCTGATCTGTCAGTGTAGCAGCCTTGGGGCCTGACAGCCATCCAACTTAGccctcaattaaaaaaaaaaaaaaacagtccacaGTCAGTTTGCCTGCAAGGTCTCTCTGAGGTTATTTCCTAGGCAAAATGTCCCTGGCTGTCAGTGCGTGAGTGATCCACAAACCAGGACAGAGGTGTTCCAGTTTAGGAGCATTCTGACAGTGTACCTCCTCCTCTTTCTCGGATCATGTTGCTGTTGGCTATTGAAGTTTGGAGGTTTTCTTGAAGATTTAGAGCAAACGGCATCTTTCCCGACAGGTGTGAATGCTGAGCATTGTGGCAGGCCAAGCGCGCCATTCATTCTCTAGTCAAGTGGTACGCTGTTGTATCTCTGACTGCAGGTCTCTGATGGATCTGAAAAAGAAGCATTCATAAAGCAGGCTCTTGTCTTGTCTCCGGTCACCACACAACAGCTGATGCCTTGTCTAGCATACTCTTCTCTGCCTGGTTGCTAGACACAGACAATGGAGCAAGTCTCTGAGTTCTTCTCTTAAGCAGGATGAAACAGGTCACTATCTGTATGGAGACAAAGGAAGCAAAGAATTGACAGTTAGATGTGTAAAGGATATGCAGTACGTCTAATTCGTCAgggtttaatgaattgcttttgGTTGTTAACTACTGCTGTGAAGGGAGATCTAAGCAGGGGTGGAGATTTCCTTTTCCATAACACGGGTTCAGGTGAGAGAAACCTTTGTGGCAAGGTGGAAATCAATGGAATATCTACAGAAAACattcatgaaatattattataatttttccaaGTTATAGGAATATAATGAAGGCTCTTAATTCTACTCATTAGTATTAAATTAGTTATGTTGTGCTCTACCTGAAAGAGATGAAATGAATCACAAACTATTTTGTAGAGGATTTGGGTACTGGTGGGCCAACAGTAAGTTGTTATGGTCATGCCACTTGCTGCCCCTCTCTCCTTCCTGCTTAATCCACATTTTATCAGCCTGCACACATGGCTCAAGTTACTGTCAGGCATAACCTCAGGAACAAACCGCAAACAGCAGCTGGCCTGGACCCTGCCTTCTGAACTGCATAACCCACTCTTGATTTTTCACCCTTAATCTCTTGCTATTTCAACTGAGAAACGCTcactgtttctctgtttttgacTCAATTTCTACatctatctcttttttttttttgccctatgTTGCACTGTCATTCTGTTGGCTGGGGAGGGATTGCCTTTTTCAAAAGCACAGCTCCCGTTCCCAGTGCTCTTTCTTTTCATCATAAAAGTTAACATATGCCACGTACCTTATTCCATCACTTCACTTTAAAACTCAGTGGTGCCATTACCTCCTCCCCTTCCATCAGTACACTTTCCTCTAAAGAACACTCTTTCATTCCAACCCTTCACTGCAGCTTACCACTACATTTGTAGGAGGAAATAGAACACAAAATGACATTATAAAGACAGATTACTCAATCTTCCTCTGCGCAAAATCTCAGTGTTCTCGATGTATGATTAACTCAACACCAATAGACCTGGTACGGCTTTTATGGGTTTGCAAATAGTGCAGAAACCTGACATGACTCATATTCTTTCTAGAAACCTTCGTGAATGTCAATAAAGGCTAAAAATATACAACACAACTTTTTACGTGATTTGCAGTCAGAACGTAACAACGTTAGTTTTGAACGTCAGAGCCAATCTGCAGATTTTTGGTATAAAGGATtgaatacactacacaacttttaaaattaaaacagattcAAAAACATAAGGCATCAAACACTTGCCAGCTGAGGGTCACACACTACCAGTCTTTGAAATCGCACCAAAAAACAATAAACTCGCACAGAAACTTGTGCCTTGGCACAGAGCTCAGTGACGGTTCAAATCGgctcaaaatatttataatgttcgATACGTTTCTACTGGATGCAATCATAGTCTGTGCCATCATATAGGCATTTGGAAACACCAAATGCCCAAAATTTGGGCACTGTCGGAAACTAGCGTCCAACCTAAGACTAGAATACTGTCCAAATAGTACATTTCAGCCTTGGgttgaaagataaaaaaaaaaaaaaaaaaaatcatgtagcaTATGAGCAAAGACTCGTTGGCTTCAGACTATGATTTCATCCAGTTGGAGGATACTGAACACGTTTTATATTCACTTATTATTTGTATTCGTCATGCATCTAACAGAAAGCATGTTTCTACATGAAGTTGTTGTATTTGAAACAATGTGAAAGACTGGTATTGTGTGATCCTCACTCATTTAATATGTGATGGCCAGTATTACTGTGTAACCATTTTGGCAAGTGTTGGATCCTTCAGATTTGTACAGATGTAGTGTGTTTCAGCCTTAAAGGTGCTTTTTTGTCTGGTAAGGTCTACAATGTTCTGTATTCAATGCTATCCAGTGCTTGATTTTCCTGTTTTGGGCACAGCTGCAATATTAAGCACTAATTAAATCACCAATTAACAGGCCCGTCCACCCAGCTCCACACTGCTGACAAAAGGAAAAAAACGTTTACCTCTCTTCCTGCCTATCTCTCTCCCCTTTTCATTCTCAAAACA from Carassius auratus strain Wakin chromosome 6, ASM336829v1, whole genome shotgun sequence includes:
- the LOC113100871 gene encoding transmembrane protein 125-like, translating into MSELEDYSPPRGHLHPDPARIQQNLLEEQVELWWFSEPRKSLLCYCASVALILGCGLGGVGLLSTTTSLSSEWRLGAGTALCLLSLAVLLKQLLSSAVQDMNCVRSRRRINMLKSGGLADVLIMLITGVSLLICGAVLLDVALSYHMPKPGKALNDMYISGVVMLVGGSFTALAVGIYATVVFFLERSGPGQRRWERTVGIFSISGQMQARRETASSLARLI